GGGATAGTTGATGAACGGATTGATTTCGTTCGCGTGATGGATATTCACGACAGTCCCGCCCCACGCCTGGACCGAGTCAACCGGGACGTACTGATGCACGAATCGGGTGCGGAAGTGCGCCCCGGTGTCGATCGGCTTGAACGGCGTGATCAGGAAGCGGACGTTGTAGTGCAACTCCTCTCCCGCGGACATGCTGCGAGGGCCTGAGTAGTTCGTCGCGGTCACCGCGCCTGGCGTGGTTTCAATCCGGATCCCGCCCTGTCCGTCGTTCGACCACGACGCTGGCATCCGGAGGGGCTGGTTCTGATAGAAATTCGTGTTCAGCGGGCGCTGGTAATCGTCGTCACGCAGGACGTACTGCAGCCCCTTTTCGATGCCGCCGAGCCAGACCCCTTCCTGATGGTTCTCGATCCCCCACTTCCAGTCCACGGAGTCGGGTCTTCTCCCACCCTTGTGACCGAGGCCCAGCATGTAGTCAGCGGCCTCGGGCTGAATCGCGACGGGCAACGCGAGTTCGTCGAGATTCACGTCCTCCAAGGCCCGCCAAGTGACCCGGTAGTCGAGCATCCCGTCATACTCGAGGGCTCCCTCCACTCGCATCTCGAGCTGTGTCGATCGGTTGGTGGTCTCCCACTCCACGCGACCTCGAGCGACCTGGGTAACCGTATACGCACTCGACTGCATATCGACTCGTTCTCCGCCTGAACGCACGTCGAATGACAGGGGCTGGGCCAGGATTGGCTGAGATGTGTCGAGAAAGTGCGTCAGTTCAGGAGCGAACGCGCTGTAGATGCCATCCGGTAGTCCGGAAGCACCCAGCTCAACCATGCGGCCCAGCACTTCCAGCGCCTTCCCATTTACCCGGACGGGATGGAAGGGCGCGATTACGAAATCAGGATCCGTCCCGACCGTGGAGTTCAGCCACGACAGACGCGTCATGAATTCAGGATCGTCGAACCCGTGGTTGCCTGCGACCTCGGACTGAACATCGATGGTTACCGTGACCTCCTTCGTGCCGGCAGCAGCTGTCGTCACGGTCACGGTCCCAGTATGGAGCCCAGCCGACTCATCGGCCGGGACCTGCACACCGAGCCAGAGTGGCTGCACGCTCCCTGCCTCAACATCGACCCTCTTGTCAAAGTGCTCGCCCTTCTCGTTCACACCACCACAGTTCAAGCACGTGAGCGTCTCCGCCCACGACGCCGGGAATCCGTCGAAGGAAACGTCCACGTCACTCAGGTCCTGGGCACCGGCGACGACTGCAAGCTGGAAGGTGAACGCTTCATCACGCAGCACCTCGCTTTGAAACGCATCCGTGTGTCCCCGCCCGGGCCAATGCTGCGGGAGGAATCGCTTCATCCGAACCGGATAGTCACGGTGTTCGGGAACGAGCGCCCAGCCATCCGGAGCCGCCGCTACGAATGCGCTCGCGGCATCCGCCCCTGCGACGACTTCCATGGGGAAGAAGCTGTGGAAATCGTCGACAGACTGGATATGGGTTACGCGAGCCTTGGGTAGCGTAGCGGCGTTACCATCGCTGACAGTCGCGGACCAGGTGACATCGGGCTGGGAGAGAGATGCTGGATATGTGACCGTCGGGTAATAGCCGCCCGTGGACTCCCACGGCATGTAGTAGATGTGGTAAGTACTCGATCCCGCGTTCGGCTGAAACGCGACATCCCCGGACCCATGTTCGAGGCGAAGCGGAAGAACGTTCTCCAGCGCCTGTCCGGAGCCGGCGTCGACCACGACGATCGCCTTAGACTCCGGAGCTCCATCATGGCGACGCCACGGAATGGTCGCGACGACCACATCTGCCTTCGATGCGTCGACTGTAACTACCGCGCGGTGGTTTCCCCACGACGTCCCGGCATCCCCGGCCGGAAGGTGTGGCTCCCAGTTGCCCGCCTCAAACACTACTCCGTCGATCACGTTCGAAATCGGTGCGGCGGCGAAGGGAGTACCGACCACAGGAATGGGTTCGGCACAGGCAGTAAGGCTGATCAGGAGTACGCCAAGAAGGCGAGGTTGCGGGAGGCTTCGTGCGGTCGTCATGGCACCGTCTGTCGCGAGTCGATCGGGTCGCACATGGTATGGCCAGCCCCTTGAGGGGCCAACCTCGTACGTGTTCAGCCAGTCGCTTGTCGGGTGCACCCGTAGACGAAAGCGGGCGGCATGTTAAAGAGCGTGAAGCCCACTTCAACGTCGTCGAAGCGCCGCGAGAGACGCCTCCTCTGGCTCAGTCCGTACTGGTACTGGAGAAACCGCCCCTCGGGCACCAGCGACTGGTGGACGGCCTCCAGGAGGCGGTCCACCACGTCGTCGTTCATGATCGCAAGGGGAAGGCTCGACACCACCGCATCGACAGATTCGACGCCCTCTTCTTCGAGGACTGTGGGAAGCGTCGTCGCGCATGCCTGCCGGACAGTCAAACGGGAGTCCCGGATTTTCCTCCCATCCTCAACGAAGGCCGGATTGATCTCCAGCGAGATGAGGCGAGCGTCAGGGCGCATCCGCCGGAGCAGCTCCCTCGTCACGCATCCGTTACCAATGCCAAATTCAGCAATGGCGGTCGCGGTAGAGAAATCCACGCCCTTTACGAGGCGGTCAACGAGGTAGCTCGAGCTCGACATAACCGCACCGGACGTGCGGAGGTGCTGGATGTACTTGATGGAGGAGCCCTTCGTCGCACGCTCAGATTCGGAGGCCGAAAGGATGATGTTCGTTGCTGGGGACCCGCACCAGTCCCCGCCTGCATTGAAGCCCGAGACACTGGTTCTCACGCTGCATGTTGACCCCACCGGACAACCTTTTCTACACCTGCTACATACTCGCTGGTGTCGGGGTCTACGGGGCCATTTCATATACGGTGGGGCAGCGCCGGCGCGAGTTGGGGATCCGACTCGCGCTTGGTGCTGAATCGGGACAGGTCACAGGGCAGGTCGCTCGCGAGGGGATGCGTACTGCCGTGATCGGGGTCACCGCCGGCCTCCTGGCCGCTGCGGCGGGAGCGCAGGTACTGGAGAGCTTCCTGTTCGGTGTCAGCGCCCGCGACCCGCTCACTTATATGGCTGGGGCACTTTTTCTAGGCGTTGTCGCGATGCCAGCGTGCTGGATTCCTGCAGGGCGGGCGGGCCGTGCCGACCCGATGGATGCCCTCCGGATGGAGTGACGCCCCGGGCCAGCGCAGCCGGCCGCCCATCGTCGATCCGTCGGGACGTACGCGCAGGGCGTCAATGTTGCGGGATCCGTCGTGTTGATCTGCACGAGTCTCTCGTCGACTCGCCGATCCCGGTCATCCACCGGCGAGCCAAGCGCGAACGACCCGCCCGTGATCGCCCCGAGGCTGAGGCCGCCGACGTAGAGAAACGTGAACTCGCCCGCCGGCGCATCGCCTCCTATCATCGCGCTTCGAGACGAAACCCGGTACGCATCTTCCCGAGGCCTGAACACCGTGACTAGACCCATATCAACGATCGCGTCAGTGGGCATTTTTCTAGGCTGTTTGGCCGACCCCATCTCCGCTCAGCACGTCGCCCTCGTCGGCGGAATGCTCATCGACGGTTACGAGGCACCGCCAGTTCACAACGCGACGGTCCTGATTGAAGGAAACCGCATCGTCGCGGTCGGTCCCTCCAGCCAGATCGAGATTCCCGCTGGGGCCGAGGTCATCGACACCCGCGGCATGACCATGCTGCCCGGCCTGATCGACCTCCACGTCCACACCATGTTTCTCGGTCACGGTGAGTACGCGGAGTGGTTCCCCTTCTTCACGCGGGAGAAGGAAGAGATGATGGAGATCGCGGCCCGTCAGCTTCTCATGGCAGGGGTCACCACTGCGGTGGACCTCGGGGCACCGATCGAGATCATTCGAGTACGCGACCGGATCGATCGAGGCGAAGTGCCGGGCCCGAGGATGCTCGTGAGCGGACCCTGGATCGCAGGCCGGCGGTGGGGCTCGTTCCCGGACTATTTCCAACATGTGGTGAGCACCCCTGAAGAAGCTGCACGGCGGACCTACGAACTCGCAGATGCCGACGTGGACGTGATCAAGACGTGGGCAGGGATGTCCGAGGACATGTTGCGAGCAGTCGTCGAGGCGGCCCATGAGCGCGGGATCCAGGTCCACAGCCACCTCTATAGTCCCGACGAGCTCTGGAACGCGATTCGCGCGGGCACTGACGTGATCCAGCACGCGGGCTCGGCGGGCAACCCGCCATACTCCGATGAGCTGGTTCAGGAAATCGCGCATCGCGGCATTCCGGTGGTGCAGACCATCGCGCACCGACCGTGGGTCTACCAAGCCACCGTGGAATTCCCTGAACGGCTGCAAGACCGGCGACTGGTCGAGACGCTGCCGCCCGAGCTGTATGAAGAATTCCAGCGGTCCTTCCAGGACTTCCGTCGTCTGTCGTACTTCCGCACGACTCCACTGCAGATCCGGAAGAGTCAGCTGTCTGCCGGTCAGTTCATCGAGGCCAACGCGGTCATGGGGATGGGTACCGACTCGGGAAGTCCGCTGAACTTCCACACTGAGTCAGCGTGGCGAGAGATCTCTGCGCTCGTCGATAGCGGGATGACGCCAATTCAAGCGATCTCGGCTGCGACCAAGACGGGTGCGGAGATCATTCGTCGCGGCAACGATCTCGGTACGATCGAGCCCGGCAAACTGGCTGACATAATCGTCGTTCGAGGCAATCCGCTCTTCGATATCAATGTGCTCGGGTACGTGGAGCACGTCGTGAAGGACGGGCGGATCTACCGATGACCAGCCGCTCAATGCTTGGTCGCGGTGGACTCATCGTCCTGTTGACCCTGATCGGCTGTACCCCGGACTCAAGAGACTGGG
This genomic interval from Longimicrobiales bacterium contains the following:
- a CDS encoding amidohydrolase family protein, which encodes MTRPISTIASVGIFLGCLADPISAQHVALVGGMLIDGYEAPPVHNATVLIEGNRIVAVGPSSQIEIPAGAEVIDTRGMTMLPGLIDLHVHTMFLGHGEYAEWFPFFTREKEEMMEIAARQLLMAGVTTAVDLGAPIEIIRVRDRIDRGEVPGPRMLVSGPWIAGRRWGSFPDYFQHVVSTPEEAARRTYELADADVDVIKTWAGMSEDMLRAVVEAAHERGIQVHSHLYSPDELWNAIRAGTDVIQHAGSAGNPPYSDELVQEIAHRGIPVVQTIAHRPWVYQATVEFPERLQDRRLVETLPPELYEEFQRSFQDFRRLSYFRTTPLQIRKSQLSAGQFIEANAVMGMGTDSGSPLNFHTESAWREISALVDSGMTPIQAISAATKTGAEIIRRGNDLGTIEPGKLADIIVVRGNPLFDINVLGYVEHVVKDGRIYR
- a CDS encoding methyltransferase domain-containing protein gives rise to the protein MRTSVSGFNAGGDWCGSPATNIILSASESERATKGSSIKYIQHLRTSGAVMSSSSYLVDRLVKGVDFSTATAIAEFGIGNGCVTRELLRRMRPDARLISLEINPAFVEDGRKIRDSRLTVRQACATTLPTVLEEEGVESVDAVVSSLPLAIMNDDVVDRLLEAVHQSLVPEGRFLQYQYGLSQRRRLSRRFDDVEVGFTLFNMPPAFVYGCTRQATG
- a CDS encoding DUF6067 family protein — encoded protein: MTTARSLPQPRLLGVLLISLTACAEPIPVVGTPFAAAPISNVIDGVVFEAGNWEPHLPAGDAGTSWGNHRAVVTVDASKADVVVATIPWRRHDGAPESKAIVVVDAGSGQALENVLPLRLEHGSGDVAFQPNAGSSTYHIYYMPWESTGGYYPTVTYPASLSQPDVTWSATVSDGNAATLPKARVTHIQSVDDFHSFFPMEVVAGADAASAFVAAAPDGWALVPEHRDYPVRMKRFLPQHWPGRGHTDAFQSEVLRDEAFTFQLAVVAGAQDLSDVDVSFDGFPASWAETLTCLNCGGVNEKGEHFDKRVDVEAGSVQPLWLGVQVPADESAGLHTGTVTVTTAAAGTKEVTVTIDVQSEVAGNHGFDDPEFMTRLSWLNSTVGTDPDFVIAPFHPVRVNGKALEVLGRMVELGASGLPDGIYSAFAPELTHFLDTSQPILAQPLSFDVRSGGERVDMQSSAYTVTQVARGRVEWETTNRSTQLEMRVEGALEYDGMLDYRVTWRALEDVNLDELALPVAIQPEAADYMLGLGHKGGRRPDSVDWKWGIENHQEGVWLGGIEKGLQYVLRDDDYQRPLNTNFYQNQPLRMPASWSNDGQGGIRIETTPGAVTATNYSGPRSMSAGEELHYNVRFLITPFKPIDTGAHFRTRFVHQYVPVDSVQAWGGTVVNIHHANEINPFINYPFFNLDAQTDYIAEAHAKGIKVKLYDTIRELTYRAHELYALRSLGEEILNDGEGGGHSWMQEHLEDGYHSAWHAWRVDDAAMLNKGTSRWTNYYVEGLNWLAQNQEIDGLYLDDIAFSRETVKRMISVLQEHRDEVVIDLHSANQFNPRDGYTNSAMLYMEHFPFISRLWFGEYFEYDLDEDYWMTEVSGLPFGLMGEMLQDGGHPYRGMLYGMTARKYGDVDPRPVWGLMDDFGIDESQMKGYWIDDAPVRTDHPRVLATTYVRSDGILVALASWSDQDEIVTLEIDGEILPGAGGALDAFSPAVDGLQTAQNLDTQRVLVPANRGLFVLLRPSS
- a CDS encoding FtsX-like permease family protein yields the protein MLTPPDNLFYTCYILAGVGVYGAISYTVGQRRRELGIRLALGAESGQVTGQVAREGMRTAVIGVTAGLLAAAAGAQVLESFLFGVSARDPLTYMAGALFLGVVAMPACWIPAGRAGRADPMDALRME